The DNA segment TTGCTGAGCACAGTTGGCGGCGGGGGCTATGGCCTAACCGTGGCCGATTTTAACCACGACAATCGGATGGATGTAGCCAAAACGATCTATACCGACAAAGCTTTTACCGTTGGTTTCGGCAATGGCGCAGGCGGATTCACTGGCGCAATCAATTATCCATTGAGCGATCTTCCCTATGGCATCGTGCATGGCGATTGGAACCACGATGGCAACCGCGATTTGGCAATCGTGATCCGCCCGCCAACCAATCAGGTCGCGGTAGTATTTGGCAGTGCCACTGGTAGTTTCGGCACACCAACCTACTATCCAGTTGGCCCAACCCCCGAATGGCTCACCGCCAGCGATCTTGATAACGATGGCAACCTCGATCTCGCGGTGGCGACGATCAGCGGCAATGTGTGGGTCTTGCAAGGCAGCAGTAACGGCATATTTCATGACGCAGGCTCATTTAGCGGGGCATTTGTGCCACGGGCGGTTGCCGCTGCCGATTTCAACCGCGATGGCCGCAACGATGTAGTCACCAGCAACGAAGGTGCAATCGTTGGGGTTTTGCTGAACCGCAGCGATAGCCAATGTGGTGGCGTTGGCTTTAGCGCAACGACCACAGCGATTGGAGCCGAAACCTTAGTTGGCAGCACCACCAGCGATATGAATAACGATGGTGATCTCGATTTGGTAATCGCCAACCCAAGCACCAACAGCATCATTATTCGCTATGATAATGGCACTGGCTCGTTTAGCAGCGCCATCAGTATCAGCCTTGGGCTGCAACCATCCGATGTAGCGGTGGGTGATATCAACCGCGATGGCCGCAACGATTTGATTGTGGCCGCCTTTTTGGCCAATCAAGCGCTTGTGCTGCTGAATAATGGCGCTGGAAATTTCACCACCACCAGCTATCCAACGCCCTTTAATCCAGTGGAAATAACAATTGCCGATTTCAATAACGATGGCAGCCCTGATTTTGCCAGCGCCAACTACAATGCCAATTCGATTAGCGTGCGCATGGGCAATGGCAGCGGTGCTTTTGGTGCGGCAACTGATTATGCAAGCGACGCGCATCCCTTCAAACTCACCAGTGTTGACCTTGATCGCGATGGCGCGATCGATCTGGCGTGGGTTAATTATGTGGCGAATACCCTGAGCGTTCGCTTGAACAATGGCAATGGCACGTTTGACCCAACCATCAACACGGCGGTTGGGGTTGGCCCAACCTCGGTGAGCTTTGGCGATTGGAATCGTGATGGCATTGCCGATGCAGCGGTCACCAATCGTAGCGCCCACACACTTTCGATTTTGCGCGGCACAGGCACAGGAGCATTCAGCGTTACCGCCACCATGCCCAGTAATCTGTTGCCGATGGATGTCTTGAGCCACGATTTCAATCTTGATGGGCGGCTCGATTTAGCGGTATCGTATACCTCAGAATCAAGTGTCACGATTGCCCGTGGCAATGGCGATGGAACCTTTGCTGCGCTCAGTGGTTTTGGCCCACGGGTTGCCAACCGCGGCTTAAGTGCTGGCGACTTTAATCACGATGGCAAGATCGATCTGGCGGGAGCTAATTATCTCTCGAACACCTTGGTCGTGCTGTTGAATAGTTGTCCAGCTGCGCCACCACCAACCCCAACCCCCAGCATAACCCCAACACCGAGCGCCAGCAGTCAACGATCGGCCTATCTGCCCCTAGTCTCGCTACGTCAAATCAGCGTTTTGGCAACGCTCAATGATCAAGCGATTCCGATTCGCCCAATCACTGTCCAAGGCGAAACCTACTATACAACCACGATTCAGCTTGCCACAAGCCTACCACCAGGCGGCAAATTCTATTTTTCATCATCACCACAGAGCATTCAGCCAATCCAGGTTGATGATGAACTGGTGGTGCGAATCAACGGCCAAGTGCAATTTAGCCAGATCGCTACAACGCCAGTAATCGTGGAAATTCCCCGTGCGACGCTTGAAACGTGGGTAGGTCAACCGCTTGAAATTGCCTTTCGCGATGTCTATGGATCGCTGGTTGGCAGTAGTCCCATTTGGCTCATTTGGGTTCCTTAGCGAGATGTCGCTTCCATATTTGATCCACGAAGCAGCCGAAGGACGAAACCACGAAGAGCACGAAGGCTGTTTTTAGCCACGAATTGCACGAATTATTCTTCCGATAGCTCACAGCCTAGAATATCGCTTTGTAGAAACAAGCAAGGGGTCAGGAATGCAGGCTTTGCTTAAACCTGATCCCTGACCCCTAACAACTGGACCCTAAATTTTAGCGATTGACCATAATCACCGGAGCATAGATTGTGGTGTTAATTGCCCACTTGTAAACACTACCTGAACAGAGATCGGTCGATTTCGAGCCTGTGCCATCATCATCGGTAGCAACTCGTAAGTTAGCGCTCAACGGCGCATTGGCCCAAGTATAGTTGAGCGTGCGTGAAGTCCCCACTGCCAACGGCTGATCAAGCACAAAGGTTTGCAGCACTGTATTGCCGTGATACAAGCTCAATGGCATACCAGTTGGAATTGCGAGGTTGCCGCTAGCATTCTCCAAAATAATACTGATTTGCTGGTTTTGCTGCCCAACCCGCACCAACAAACCATTATCGCGACACATTGCATACAATACAACTTCATCGCAGCCTTGGCCTTGATTATCGTCGGTCACGCAAACCTTGGTCGTGTAGTTGCCAATTGCGCTAAAGCCATGGCTAGCACTGGTACTAGTCACTTGAGCCGCCAACGGAATCGTATCGATCGATCCGTCGCCCCAATCGATGCTGGCGGTTTTGGTGTCATTGGCAAATGGGTCGGTCAAAGCCAAATCGAGGGTAAATTGTTGATCGTAGCGTTGGAACTGATCAGGTCCAGCTGCGACGGTTGGCGCAACGTTGAGGATTAGCACTGTGCCATTGACAATCGTTTCAGCGCCATCATCATCAAGAATCTTGACCGCGACTGGGCGAGTGGTGGTTCCGTCAAACGAGCGAGCATCGAAACGGGTGATCGCAGTGGTCGAATCGTCAAATGCGCCATCATTATCGAGATCCCAAGCAACGGTCAATGGATCATACTCATTGCCAGCATCGTCGATCATCAGTGCCAAAATCCCGAATTCGCCTTCGTTGACTACCAGCGTGTTAGTAAAGATGCCGCTTGGAGCCAGATTCGTCACAGCTACATCGACACTGGTTGCCGTTACCTCATTGGCTTCATCGGCAATCACAAAGGCCTCAACACTAATTGGCGTACCAGCATCATCCTCAGGGTAGAGAATGCCAACCGTTGCAGTTAATGTTGCACCTGGCTCAAGCGTCAATGCTTCGGGCACATCCAACACATTGCCAATCCGCAGATCAACAATATCGGCCTCATCGGGCAAATCAAGCTCAATCTGCAGATTATTGGCGGTTGCTGAGCCTTGATTGACAATCGTCAAGAGATATTCAACAACTTCACCTTCGTTGATGGCTGTGCGATTTGGCGCAATTGTCATGCTCAAATCAGCGACCGCCACAACTTCGGCGAAACTATACACCGAGTTATTGATCAAATCTTGGTCATATGAATCGCTATCAACTGCCACCAAGGTTTCGAGGTAGTCACGTTGATTTGCCCCAACCGCCAGCTGAATCGCGAAGGTTTCAACCTGATCAACGCTCATCACGCCAACCTCGCAGCGCACCAACTCAGCCTCTTGGATACAGCCAACTGCCGCTGATGTAAGGCTGGTTCCGGCTGGCAAGTAGAACTCGACCACCACATTTGCTGCATCCGAAGGGCCAGTATTAGTGATTGTCGCGGTCAAGGTAGTCAATTCGCCAGCATTCACCACTTGATCATAATCTACAGTCAAGGCTAAATCCGATAAACGTTCGACGGTAAAAGCCAACTCACCAAAATTATCGATCGCCGAGGTTTCGCTATGAATCGCTGTATCGTAAATCAGCAACTCGCTGGTATGCGAGATGAGCGTGCCTTCGGCAACCTCAGGCTCGACCTGCCAAGTCAGGGTTGTGGCGCTATTTTGGCTGCCAGCCGCCATATCACCAAGGCTACAATTGAGGGTTGTCGTAGCGCCATTCGTCGCAACCCCACAGCCATCAGGGTCATCCAACGTGACGAGGCTGTTGGCCAACATTCGATCGATCACGGCAACATCAAGCGCTGGATTCAAGCTAATATTCTTGGGAGCAAGCGTATAACTATAGCTTTCGCCCGCCACGATATAGCCACCAATCAAGCCTTCGTAGCCCATCACCAAATCGGTAGCCATGGCATTCGCTTCAACCGTGACATACAACGGCAAGGTTTGGGTATAGCCCTCGCTGCTGGCATGCAGCAACACTTCATAGGTGCCAGGTGCTGTATCAATTAATGCGCTCAGTTCAAGGTTGACCAATTGGCCAACTTCAGCCGTGGCACTCGACAAACTGACAAAGAACAATGCTTCGTCGGCAGGTTCTTCGATGCTGAATTCGATTGGCGAATCCCATTCGTTGCCATCAATGGTCAAAACGTAGGGTGCGCCAACTTCATGCGGTCGGGCGGCTTGATCCTCAGCGACTTCGATATAGAAGCCAGTGACCGCCAAGGTCAGGGTTTTGGTGTAGGCATGCTCGTTATCAAAGGCCAACAAGGTGATTGGATAGTCGCCATACTCCAGATCGATCGTATCAGTCAAGATCAGGCGGGTTTGTTCGCCTGGCATAAAGCTGGGTCGGGTAAATGACCAATCGACTCCAAACGGCATATCCAGTACATCAACGAAAATTTCATCCTGTTCGCTGAATTGATAGGTCGCATCAATCGCAACGCTGGTGCTATTGAAGTTGGTCAAGGTCAAAGCATCAACGCTGGTGCGCAGCGTAAAGTTTGGCTCATTCAACACCACCGGAATATCGAGATAGTGCTCGGTTCCATTCGATAGCGCCACCAAGGTGACGGTGTAGGTGTCGCCAAGCAAACTAGCGGCAGGCGTGAGTACCACACTCGATTGCACGCCAGCCAAGGTTGGAGTTACGATTGGCGTGGTGATATGGGCCGCGAAACCTTCAGGCAAATTAGCGACTTCAATAAATACTTGCTCTGGATATGGATTGATGTTCGAAGCGATCGTTAAGTTGCTTGTACCCGCTACCCCCGCATCCAAGGTTAATTCGGTTGGGTTGGCCGTGATGCTGAATGGTGCAACCAATGGGGTAGCCGTAACGGGCGCAGCCTTCGAAGTTCGGCCAGTACCCGAATCGTAGCCAATTATCGTTAGTTCATAGTTTTCACCCGCATTCAAGCCAGTAATCGTTTGTGATAAAGCATCGCCAACATCAACAATGTAGCTATCTTCATCAAATTGATCAGCTTCATTGCGCACGTGAATTTCATAGCCATCAACGTCAGGATCAGGGTGCTTCGTCCAAGCCACATCCAAACTGCCATAACTTGGGGTAATCACGCTGGTGGTTGTCCATGTTGGTTCCCAAGCGTGCAACACGCTTACCGTGTTCGGGAAATAGTGGCGGCTTGGTGGATTCTGGCCGTCGTTGACTTCGAGCCACAGATTGTAAACCCCACTCTTGAGCGAGGAAAGATCGAGCGTTTCGTCAGCATTTTGCAAGCCTTCGGCATAATCGAAGCTGACCAAGGGATAACCACTAAACTTGGTCACCGTACCAACATCGACCGTAATCGTTTCGGTCGCCATAATCCCATCGGGGCGCATAAAATTGTTGGTTTTGGTATAGCTAGCGGTGTCAGTAATCGTATCTTGGCTGGCATAAATCGTCGCCGTCGAAGTAAATGGCGTGCTCTGCGTCCAAGCCAAATCGACGAGATTATTGCCATCGTTCTGGTTGGTTACGGCCAAATTACTAATCGGCGGGCCATAAATCGTGCCGCTGACATTGATAATAAAATCATAGGCAGGAGCGCGATTCAACACCAACTTCCATTCACCAAGTGCAGCATTAGTCACATTCAGGCTAGTTTGCAGCATTGGTGGTGCAGCAGCGTTACCTTGATGGGTAATTGGGTCGCGAATATCGCGTGGGTCAACCAAGGTCTCGCTGAAATTCAGATTACCAGCTGCGTTGCTGCCAGTCATTCGCAAGCCATCGGGGCGCACTAAGCTCACTTGAATATCGGTATCATAGCTCAAGCGCAACATATTGATCATCAAGTCGCCGGGGCGGGTCATTTCGACGGTACTGATAATAATTTCTTGGTTGTTGAAACTATAATCGTTGAACAACGCTAGATCTTCAGCATTCAAACTAGCACGATTGAGTTGCTGTTGAGCATTCAGATCATGCAAATATTTGGCGCGGCGCAGCGATGGCGCATCGATCAAACGATAATCATCAACATTGCCCACGCTAAATCGGCCACTGGTATCGACGTAAATTCCATAGTTGGCTCCGGCAATATTAACGCTGGCTTTGAAGCCCCAAGCATCACCATTGCCACGCTTGAACTTGCCAAACTCCATACCTGCGCCAAAAAATAGGTCGCTGCCTGGAAGCGTCAAACACACATCTTGATCATCAAAGGGCCATGGCATCCAGATCCGCCAGCAACGATCAACCAATGCGCCGCGTTTAACCCCAACCTCGCCATAGATCCGCCCAACCAAGTTGAACGCACCATCTTTGGTCCAAGCGGTCAATTTCATATTGCCACGGGCAATCACGGCGTTGATATTCATTTCGGCGGTAAACAGGAAGGGCACCGCGCCATCGGTAAAGCGCATCTTGGCACTGGCCCGTGCTGCCTCGAACATCGAGAAAATTTTCATCGATGCGCCGATGCCAATCTCAAATTTATAGGGATTTTTGACATATTCCATAGACATATTGCCATCAGCAGTCACGGCGCGGAAGCTGCCAATCCCCATTTTGCTCTCAATGGTGGCGCTCATTTCGATTTTGGTCACATTGCTGGTTAGAGTAACCGTGCCCGAAATCCGCGTGAGATCAAAGCCGCTTGCGCCCAAAGGAATCGTACATTTGAGCACAACCCCAACTTTGCGCAATTGGAATTCGTTCAGCGCATCCGCCGAAGCAGGCGCGATCCGCATTGCGACAGTTTGATTGCTGCCAGCAAAAATTTCGACGCTCACACCTAAGCCGCTACAGCCAGCGCCACCCGAATTGGGCAACTTCAACTCACCACCAGCAGCGATGATCCAGCCGTTGCCTTCCTTCTTGAGCGTGCCTTCGAGGGTTAGCGACATATCGCCAACTTTAATTTCGGGCAATTTGAACGAGCCACCACCGATCGAAAAACCTTCTTTGGATATTTCGATGTTATAGACCGAAACTGATAGCCCGCCCCATTCTTTGGGAATCGCAAACGTCGCCTCACGCGCCTTAAGCGTGCCATTTTCGATGCTAGCCTCTTTGATCGCCAACTTCATGCCAGCAATCGTCAACTCGAAACTATCAACATCGCCAGTAACCTTGCCATCTTTATCGATCCGCACAAGGCCTTCAGCTTCGGCAGTTTGCGAGGCGAGGGTAATTGAAACTTTGCCAGCAAACACAAAACTATACGATTTATCCTGCTTGAAATCGAGGCCGAGCGTGCCAGAAATTGTGACCGAATTGGTTGGACTAGGCTCGCCATTCTCTTTACCAATCGTAAATTTAACCGGAATTTTGACCGCAGCATCGCCAAACGAGAGGCCATTTTCGTCAATTACTACTTTAGTTAATGCAATTTGGGTGCGCCCAAGAATTGGCGGCAAGGTCAAACTGGCCGAGTTGGTTGAAAAGCGTTGGGTATTGAACTCAACATTTTTCAATTCAAGCTTAGAGCTAGCAACCGTCAGGGTTAATTCTTTGAGTTTGCCCGAGAATTTGCCCTTTTTATCCCATTTGGCGGCAAATTTAGTTTCCATTTCGCTGCTTTTGATCAGCACCTTGAGCGTGCCTTCAATCTCTAGCTCCATGGCTGGGCTGGTAATTGGGTTGGTTACGACAAATTTAACTTTATTTTTGGTGAAACGAATACTCTCGCCAAGCCCAAAATCAGGCAAATCGGTGGCAATTGCGCCTTCGCCAATCGCAAAGCCTTGCTTGGTAATTGAAACTTTTTTGACCGTGATCGTTAGTTTTTTATCTTCTTTATTCTTATCGCCTTCCTTAGGCGCGGTTGGTGGATTTGCCCCAGGGTCGGGGGGCGCATCCTTTTTCTCAGATGGGAAGGTGATCGTAAAGCTCGCTTCGCTGACTTTCAAGCCAGCATTGCTAATCTCAACTTCTTTCATTTCTAAATCGTGGCCGGCAATTTTCAACTTTAGCTCTTTGATTGTGCCTTTAACATTACCTTTCCAGTCGATTTTCAATTCGACCGGAATTTTGCGATGATTATCGGCAACATGCAAATCGAGGGTACTATCAATTTGCAGGCTAAAGCCATCTTTGCTGTCGTACATAATCGTGGCCGAGTTTTTGATAAACGAAATTGCTGGTGTATAAGCTCCAGTTTCGCTCAGCGCCACTGATTGCGCCAATAAACTGGTCGGCGTAAGCGGGTTTGTGGCCGTAATTGGCTTGCCCAAGGGATAAATATTGGGCAGCGGAATTTTGACCCCAACCCCACCAAAGTTGATCGAGTTCGAGGTTACTTCGATCTCCGAAATAATTCCAGTTAGCTCACCAAGTTCCTTAGGCATAGTCAAAAGAGCTTGCTTAACTTTAATTTTATCGCCGCTGAAGGTTGCATTTTTAACTTTAACCTTCAAGCCTGCAAAATACATTTCAAATTCGTTGATTTTGGCTTCACCCTTCCCTCCAGGCTTGATCACTCCCGTCACGCGCAAGGTATTTTTCTTGACCGTCCCAGAAACAGGATTCGTTCCAGTAATCGGGTTCGTACCCGTCAAAATGCTGCTTGGCTGCAACAAATTGGTAGTGGTCATATTTGCAGTTGGAGTCAAGGTTGAGGTAGTGGTAATCGCAGGCAACGAAACTTTGAGTTCAGTCATAAAGCCCGCTTCGCCCGATAAAATCGCCACATCGCTGATCACGGCGCTGCCTAAAAGCTGGAAGCCCGCCAACTGCTTAATGGTTGGGGTAATCGTGGGGCTTGGCTTGATGAATGGCTTATCTTTAGTTACGTCAATCGTAAAATCCCCCTTGAACAAAGGAAAATTTTCTTGAATTTGGGCAACGTTACCATAGGTTTCAATAATGGTTGGCGTGCCCACAGCATCCCATTTAATTTTATCGTTGGGGCCAAGCCGAAGATGATAGGTATATTTGCCATCTTTTTTAAAGCCTATTTCAACCGCGCCACTGGCCTCGGTCTGACCAAAGATTGTTGTAAATTCCTCGGCGGCAATCACAATCTTGCCAACATCTTGTT comes from the Chloroflexota bacterium genome and includes:
- a CDS encoding DUF11 domain-containing protein: MIRETSKLARVVSMSLILLLACQMLVYPHASSAAPSDQATSQQSPATSLIRDRNEQLDPYLQRVAAADPDLFQSAALLAVQDVFNGNLPEIAGDQAIEEQISYYLNRAALGLPMQPSSLDPAQSSAIQDDAYLWQSNQAAIGATWQMTARPDGDPRLFAQEFDALAAAQMPIVAPDSALAPSAAVVEVAAQPALDPAEMVVVPALPSSPVKLKSPTFIPSHPATSQFLANLPSQQAEAEFSDLRIQPQVALNNPVQTPHAKLVVTATAPLQTSFDEIITYTVTVSNTGGQAASLVELSQRLPANGMLQGSVNDCVLKDGEQLVCAVGNLNVNQSKTYRVPVQMKGNGVLVSTLTVKDTFIVNPDTKPATAKISTNVTSSNRTQQDVGKIVIAAEEFTTIFGQTEASGAVEIGFKKDGKYTYHLRLGPNDKIKWDAVGTPTIIETYGNVAQIQENFPLFKGDFTIDVTKDKPFIKPSPTITPTIKQLAGFQLLGSAVISDVAILSGEAGFMTELKVSLPAITTTSTLTPTANMTTTNLLQPSSILTGTNPITGTNPVSGTVKKNTLRVTGVIKPGGKGEAKINEFEMYFAGLKVKVKNATFSGDKIKVKQALLTMPKELGELTGIISEIEVTSNSINFGGVGVKIPLPNIYPLGKPITATNPLTPTSLLAQSVALSETGAYTPAISFIKNSATIMYDSKDGFSLQIDSTLDLHVADNHRKIPVELKIDWKGNVKGTIKELKLKIAGHDLEMKEVEISNAGLKVSEASFTITFPSEKKDAPPDPGANPPTAPKEGDKNKEDKKLTITVKKVSITKQGFAIGEGAIATDLPDFGLGESIRFTKNKVKFVVTNPITSPAMELEIEGTLKVLIKSSEMETKFAAKWDKKGKFSGKLKELTLTVASSKLELKNVEFNTQRFSTNSASLTLPPILGRTQIALTKVVIDENGLSFGDAAVKIPVKFTIGKENGEPSPTNSVTISGTLGLDFKQDKSYSFVFAGKVSITLASQTAEAEGLVRIDKDGKVTGDVDSFELTIAGMKLAIKEASIENGTLKAREATFAIPKEWGGLSVSVYNIEISKEGFSIGGGSFKLPEIKVGDMSLTLEGTLKKEGNGWIIAAGGELKLPNSGGAGCSGLGVSVEIFAGSNQTVAMRIAPASADALNEFQLRKVGVVLKCTIPLGASGFDLTRISGTVTLTSNVTKIEMSATIESKMGIGSFRAVTADGNMSMEYVKNPYKFEIGIGASMKIFSMFEAARASAKMRFTDGAVPFLFTAEMNINAVIARGNMKLTAWTKDGAFNLVGRIYGEVGVKRGALVDRCWRIWMPWPFDDQDVCLTLPGSDLFFGAGMEFGKFKRGNGDAWGFKASVNIAGANYGIYVDTSGRFSVGNVDDYRLIDAPSLRRAKYLHDLNAQQQLNRASLNAEDLALFNDYSFNNQEIIISTVEMTRPGDLMINMLRLSYDTDIQVSLVRPDGLRMTGSNAAGNLNFSETLVDPRDIRDPITHQGNAAAPPMLQTSLNVTNAALGEWKLVLNRAPAYDFIINVSGTIYGPPISNLAVTNQNDGNNLVDLAWTQSTPFTSTATIYASQDTITDTASYTKTNNFMRPDGIMATETITVDVGTVTKFSGYPLVSFDYAEGLQNADETLDLSSLKSGVYNLWLEVNDGQNPPSRHYFPNTVSVLHAWEPTWTTTSVITPSYGSLDVAWTKHPDPDVDGYEIHVRNEADQFDEDSYIVDVGDALSQTITGLNAGENYELTIIGYDSGTGRTSKAAPVTATPLVAPFSITANPTELTLDAGVAGTSNLTIASNINPYPEQVFIEVANLPEGFAAHITTPIVTPTLAGVQSSVVLTPAASLLGDTYTVTLVALSNGTEHYLDIPVVLNEPNFTLRTSVDALTLTNFNSTSVAIDATYQFSEQDEIFVDVLDMPFGVDWSFTRPSFMPGEQTRLILTDTIDLEYGDYPITLLAFDNEHAYTKTLTLAVTGFYIEVAEDQAARPHEVGAPYVLTIDGNEWDSPIEFSIEEPADEALFFVSLSSATAEVGQLVNLELSALIDTAPGTYEVLLHASSEGYTQTLPLYVTVEANAMATDLVMGYEGLIGGYIVAGESYSYTLAPKNISLNPALDVAVIDRMLANSLVTLDDPDGCGVATNGATTTLNCSLGDMAAGSQNSATTLTWQVEPEVAEGTLISHTSELLIYDTAIHSETSAIDNFGELAFTVERLSDLALTVDYDQVVNAGELTTLTATITNTGPSDAANVVVEFYLPAGTSLTSAAVGCIQEAELVRCEVGVMSVDQVETFAIQLAVGANQRDYLETLVAVDSDSYDQDLINNSVYSFAEVVAVADLSMTIAPNRTAINEGEVVEYLLTIVNQGSATANNLQIELDLPDEADIVDLRIGNVLDVPEALTLEPGATLTATVGILYPEDDAGTPISVEAFVIADEANEVTATSVDVAVTNLAPSGIFTNTLVVNEGEFGILALMIDDAGNEYDPLTVAWDLDNDGAFDDSTTAITRFDARSFDGTTTRPVAVKILDDDGAETIVNGTVLILNVAPTVAAGPDQFQRYDQQFTLDLALTDPFANDTKTASIDWGDGSIDTIPLAAQVTSTSASHGFSAIGNYTTKVCVTDDNQGQGCDEVVLYAMCRDNGLLVRVGQQNQQISIILENASGNLAIPTGMPLSLYHGNTVLQTFVLDQPLAVGTSRTLNYTWANAPLSANLRVATDDDGTGSKSTDLCSGSVYKWAINTTIYAPVIMVNR
- a CDS encoding VCBS repeat-containing protein, with the translated sequence MAISLKILSGLLMAALLITIMQHPKAQAVPAATIEFDPVVTYPTTGSGAFVATGDFNRDGVADLAATSRATNEINVLLGNSDGTFAATVAYATGNFPISVAVSDVNHDGNDDLAVVNFGSASVSLLLGTGTGSFNAAVNLPTVGAPESIQIADLNRDGHPDLVVGGLTATNNVGVALGNGSGGFASPLLSTVGGGGYGLTVADFNHDNRMDVAKTIYTDKAFTVGFGNGAGGFTGAINYPLSDLPYGIVHGDWNHDGNRDLAIVIRPPTNQVAVVFGSATGSFGTPTYYPVGPTPEWLTASDLDNDGNLDLAVATISGNVWVLQGSSNGIFHDAGSFSGAFVPRAVAAADFNRDGRNDVVTSNEGAIVGVLLNRSDSQCGGVGFSATTTAIGAETLVGSTTSDMNNDGDLDLVIANPSTNSIIIRYDNGTGSFSSAISISLGLQPSDVAVGDINRDGRNDLIVAAFLANQALVLLNNGAGNFTTTSYPTPFNPVEITIADFNNDGSPDFASANYNANSISVRMGNGSGAFGAATDYASDAHPFKLTSVDLDRDGAIDLAWVNYVANTLSVRLNNGNGTFDPTINTAVGVGPTSVSFGDWNRDGIADAAVTNRSAHTLSILRGTGTGAFSVTATMPSNLLPMDVLSHDFNLDGRLDLAVSYTSESSVTIARGNGDGTFAALSGFGPRVANRGLSAGDFNHDGKIDLAGANYLSNTLVVLLNSCPAAPPPTPTPSITPTPSASSQRSAYLPLVSLRQISVLATLNDQAIPIRPITVQGETYYTTTIQLATSLPPGGKFYFSSSPQSIQPIQVDDELVVRINGQVQFSQIATTPVIVEIPRATLETWVGQPLEIAFRDVYGSLVGSSPIWLIWVP